Proteins from a genomic interval of Streptomyces sp. NBC_00820:
- a CDS encoding bifunctional metallophosphatase/5'-nucleotidase has translation MPTSPLDRRAFLQKSAVTTAAVAAAGQLGTATAEAAGRTPEKAPRTWSFSILGTTDLHSHVFDWDYYKDAAYTDKAGNSVGVARVATLVKQQRAAKGEDRVLLVDAGDIIQGTSLAYYFARVDPITGTDGKRGPRHPMAAAMNHMRYDAAALGNHEFNYGIEVLRKFEEQCRFPLLAANALDAKTLRPAFEPYTVKRIRVPGAPDIKVGILGLTNPGIALWDKDNVNGKMVFPGLVEQARKYVPRMRALGCDVVFLTDHSGLDGSSSYGDALPYVENASNLVAEQVPGIDAILVGHTHVEVPSYTVKNAESGEEVLLSEPYCWGYRLSVFDFELELRHGRWHVTDKKAQTLNPASAEEDPEIRKLLEADHELVVKYVNTAVGTCTQDLSAAESCWKDVPIMDFIHKVQADTVKAGLSTADAALPLISVAAPFSRTADIPQGSVTIKDIAGLYIYDNTLYGKKLTGAQLRDYLEYAAKYYHQVPAGTRVDTATLTGANNFWDYMYDTAAGVSYDIDIARPEGSRITNLTYEGAPVADDQVFVVAVNNYRANGGSGYPHMASADIAYSSTNEIRQLMIDYVTAKKSLDPADFAVTDWRLTQDGTPVF, from the coding sequence ATGCCCACCTCGCCCCTCGACCGCCGCGCGTTCCTGCAGAAGTCGGCCGTCACCACGGCCGCCGTCGCCGCCGCAGGACAGCTCGGTACCGCCACCGCCGAGGCCGCCGGCCGTACCCCCGAAAAGGCGCCGCGCACCTGGTCGTTCTCCATCCTGGGCACCACCGACCTGCACAGCCACGTCTTCGACTGGGACTACTACAAGGACGCCGCCTACACCGACAAGGCGGGCAACTCCGTGGGCGTCGCCCGGGTGGCCACCCTCGTCAAGCAGCAGCGCGCGGCCAAGGGCGAGGACCGCGTCCTGCTCGTCGACGCCGGCGACATCATCCAGGGCACCTCGCTCGCCTACTACTTCGCCCGCGTCGACCCGATCACCGGCACCGACGGCAAGCGCGGCCCGCGCCACCCCATGGCCGCCGCCATGAACCACATGCGCTACGACGCCGCCGCCCTCGGCAACCACGAGTTCAACTACGGCATCGAGGTGCTGCGCAAGTTCGAGGAGCAGTGCCGCTTCCCGCTGCTCGCCGCGAACGCCCTGGACGCGAAGACGCTCCGGCCGGCCTTCGAGCCGTACACCGTGAAGCGCATCCGCGTCCCCGGCGCGCCCGACATCAAGGTGGGCATCCTCGGCCTGACCAACCCCGGCATCGCCCTCTGGGACAAGGACAACGTCAACGGGAAGATGGTCTTCCCCGGCCTGGTCGAGCAGGCGAGGAAGTACGTGCCCCGGATGCGCGCGCTCGGCTGCGACGTCGTCTTCCTGACCGACCACTCCGGCCTGGACGGCTCCTCCTCCTACGGCGACGCGCTCCCCTACGTCGAGAACGCCTCCAACCTCGTCGCCGAACAGGTCCCCGGCATCGACGCCATCCTCGTGGGCCACACCCACGTGGAGGTCCCGTCGTACACGGTGAAGAACGCGGAGAGCGGCGAGGAGGTCCTCCTCTCCGAGCCGTACTGCTGGGGCTACCGCCTCAGCGTCTTCGACTTCGAGCTCGAACTGCGCCACGGCCGCTGGCACGTCACGGACAAGAAGGCGCAGACCCTCAACCCCGCTTCCGCGGAAGAGGACCCGGAGATCAGGAAGCTCCTGGAGGCCGACCACGAACTGGTCGTGAAGTACGTCAACACGGCGGTCGGCACCTGCACCCAGGACCTCTCCGCGGCGGAGTCCTGCTGGAAGGACGTGCCCATCATGGACTTCATCCACAAGGTCCAGGCGGACACCGTGAAGGCGGGCCTGTCCACGGCCGACGCGGCCCTGCCGCTCATCTCGGTCGCCGCGCCCTTCAGCCGCACGGCCGACATCCCGCAGGGCAGCGTGACCATCAAGGACATCGCCGGCCTCTACATCTACGACAACACCCTCTACGGCAAGAAGCTCACGGGCGCCCAGCTGCGCGACTACCTCGAATACGCGGCGAAGTACTACCACCAGGTCCCGGCCGGCACGCGGGTCGACACCGCGACGCTCACAGGCGCCAACAACTTCTGGGACTACATGTACGACACGGCGGCGGGCGTCTCCTACGACATCGACATCGCCCGGCCCGAGGGCTCCCGCATCACGAACCTCACCTACGAGGGCGCCCCGGTCGCCGACGACCAGGTCTTCGTCGTCGCCGTCAACAACTACCGCGCCAACGGCGGTTCGGGCTATCCGCACATGGCCTCGGCGGACATCGCCTACAGCTCGACCAACGAGATCCGCCAGCTGATGATCGACTACGTGACCGCGAAGAAGTCCCTCGACCCGGCGGACTTCGCCGTGACGGACTGGCGGCTCACGCAGGACGGCACCCCGGTGTTCTGA
- a CDS encoding diacylglycerol kinase yields MATSATSDHLLVIIDPAARQTDGESVRIAKDVLSAGAAAKVCLPEGPEEFARALGRRGSRRPVVIGDDRALVRAVTLLHRHRELSGCALSVVPVGEAALARSLGVPAGTVAAARAVLDGAERRLDLLVDDSDGVVLGALGIPPTPVRAAAAEPVTAGSGRPWLRTTYRSYRSLVRTLAARPTRLPAVPVPGPARLRIEVDGETVVDLDQPVAAVSVTPGASGLAEVEVRPLSVGAEATPLRASGRTVTVTGADFRYRADAMVSGPVRRRTWRVVEGAWGLVVPSSGR; encoded by the coding sequence GTGGCGACTTCCGCGACGTCCGACCATCTGCTGGTGATCATCGATCCGGCGGCACGGCAGACGGACGGGGAGTCCGTCCGCATCGCGAAAGACGTGCTCAGCGCGGGTGCGGCGGCCAAGGTGTGTCTTCCGGAGGGGCCCGAGGAATTCGCCCGGGCGCTCGGCCGGCGGGGCTCCCGGCGCCCGGTGGTGATCGGTGACGACCGGGCCCTGGTCCGCGCGGTGACCCTGCTGCACCGCCACCGCGAGCTGTCCGGCTGCGCGCTGTCGGTGGTGCCGGTCGGGGAAGCGGCCCTGGCCCGGTCCCTCGGGGTGCCGGCCGGGACGGTGGCGGCGGCCCGGGCGGTGCTGGACGGGGCGGAGCGGCGCCTGGACCTGCTGGTCGACGACAGCGACGGCGTGGTCCTGGGGGCGCTGGGCATTCCGCCCACTCCGGTGCGGGCGGCGGCCGCCGAACCGGTGACCGCCGGCTCCGGCCGGCCCTGGCTGCGTACGACGTACCGCTCGTACCGTTCCCTGGTACGCACCCTGGCCGCCCGCCCCACCCGCCTGCCCGCCGTACCGGTCCCCGGCCCCGCCCGGCTGCGGATCGAGGTGGACGGCGAGACCGTCGTGGACCTGGACCAGCCGGTGGCCGCGGTCTCCGTGACTCCGGGCGCGTCCGGCCTGGCGGAGGTGGAGGTGCGGCCCCTGTCGGTGGGCGCGGAGGCGACCCCGCTGCGGGCCTCCGGCCGGACGGTGACCGTGACCGGGGCCGACTTCCGCTACCGCGCCGACGCAATGGTGTCGGGTCCGGTGCGACGGCGCACGTGGCGGGTGGTGGAGGGGGCGTGGGGACTGGTGGTGCCCTCCTCGGGCCGGTGA
- a CDS encoding GbsR/MarR family transcriptional regulator, with product MSESTGAGAGTGTGQRDAEAVSKFVESFAAQLVEAGMQRMPARIFAALLSADEGALTSAELGEQLQVSPAAVSGAVRYLAQQHMVSREREPGSRRERYRVHSNQWYEALTNREAVLKRWETALRDGVTSLGAATPAGRRMAETLAFFEFVDGEIAAMMERWRVHRDKTFGQA from the coding sequence ATGAGCGAATCGACCGGAGCGGGGGCCGGTACCGGGACCGGACAGCGGGACGCGGAGGCCGTGTCGAAGTTCGTCGAGTCCTTCGCCGCGCAGCTCGTCGAGGCCGGGATGCAGCGGATGCCCGCCCGCATCTTCGCCGCGCTGCTCTCCGCCGACGAGGGCGCGCTCACCTCCGCCGAACTGGGCGAACAGCTCCAGGTCAGCCCCGCCGCCGTCTCCGGCGCGGTGCGCTACCTGGCGCAGCAGCACATGGTCTCGCGCGAGCGCGAGCCCGGCTCACGCCGGGAGCGCTACCGGGTGCACAGCAACCAGTGGTACGAGGCCCTGACCAACCGCGAGGCCGTCCTCAAGCGGTGGGAGACCGCCCTGCGCGACGGCGTCACCAGCCTCGGCGCGGCCACGCCCGCCGGGCGCCGCATGGCCGAGACGCTCGCCTTCTTCGAGTTCGTCGACGGCGAGATCGCGGCCATGATGGAGCGCTGGCGGGTGCACCGGGACAAGACCTTCGGTCAGGCCTGA
- a CDS encoding cytochrome P450 encodes MAGTVDLAFDPWDPAFLADPYPAYAELRARGRVIRYEPTDQWLVPHHADVSALLRDRRLGRTYQHRFSHEEFGRTASPAEHEPFHILNDHGMLDLEPPDHTRIRRLVSKAFTPRTVERLKPYVRALADELVGKLVEAGGGDLLADVAEPLPVAVIAEMLGIPEADRAPLRPWSADICGMYELNPGEETARRAVRASVEFSDYLRELIAERREEPGDDLISGLIAAHDEGDRLTEQEMISTAVLLLNAGHEATVNATVNGWWALFRNPDQLAALRADHSLVPTAVEELMRYDTPLQLFERWVLDDIEIDGTTIPRGAEIALLFGSANHDPAVFTDPARLDLTRADNPHISFSAGIHYCIGAPLARIELAASMRALLERAPDLRLAAEPERKPNFVIRGLEGLRVEVG; translated from the coding sequence ATGGCAGGCACCGTCGACCTCGCGTTCGATCCCTGGGACCCCGCTTTCCTCGCCGATCCCTACCCGGCCTACGCCGAGCTGCGCGCTCGCGGCCGGGTGATCCGGTACGAGCCGACCGACCAGTGGCTCGTGCCGCACCACGCGGACGTCTCGGCGCTGCTGCGGGACCGCCGGCTCGGGCGGACGTATCAACACCGTTTCTCGCACGAGGAGTTCGGGCGTACCGCATCCCCGGCCGAGCACGAGCCGTTCCACATCCTCAACGACCACGGCATGCTCGATCTGGAGCCGCCGGACCACACGCGCATCCGGCGCCTGGTGTCGAAGGCGTTCACCCCGCGCACGGTGGAGCGGCTGAAGCCGTATGTGCGGGCGCTGGCCGACGAGTTGGTGGGGAAGCTGGTCGAGGCGGGCGGTGGCGACCTGCTCGCCGACGTCGCCGAGCCGCTCCCCGTGGCCGTCATCGCCGAGATGCTGGGCATCCCCGAGGCGGACCGGGCGCCGCTGCGTCCCTGGTCGGCGGACATCTGCGGGATGTACGAGCTGAACCCGGGCGAGGAGACCGCCCGCAGGGCCGTACGGGCCTCCGTCGAGTTCTCCGACTATCTGCGGGAGTTGATCGCCGAGCGCCGCGAGGAACCCGGCGACGACCTGATCTCCGGGCTGATCGCGGCCCACGACGAGGGCGACCGGCTGACCGAGCAGGAGATGATCTCCACGGCGGTCCTGCTGCTCAACGCCGGTCACGAGGCCACCGTCAACGCCACCGTCAACGGCTGGTGGGCGCTGTTCCGCAACCCGGACCAGCTGGCCGCCCTACGCGCCGACCACTCCCTCGTGCCCACGGCGGTCGAGGAGTTGATGCGCTACGACACCCCGCTCCAGCTCTTCGAGCGCTGGGTCCTCGACGACATCGAGATCGACGGCACGACGATCCCCCGGGGAGCGGAGATCGCCCTGCTCTTCGGCTCCGCCAACCACGACCCGGCCGTCTTCACCGACCCCGCCCGCCTGGACCTCACCCGCGCGGACAACCCCCACATCTCCTTCAGCGCCGGCATCCACTACTGCATCGGCGCACCGCTGGCCCGTATCGAACTGGCGGCTTCCATGCGGGCGTTGCTGGAGCGCGCTCCGGACCTGAGGCTCGCCGCGGAGCCGGAGCGCAAGCCGAACTTCGTGATCCGGGGGCTGGAGGGTCTGCGGGTGGAGGTGGGCTGA
- a CDS encoding adenylosuccinate synthase: MPALVLLGAQWGDEGKGKATDLLGGSVDYVVRYQGGNNAGHTVVVGDQKYALHLLPSGILSPGCTPVIGNGVVVDPSVLLSELSGLNERGVDTSKLLISGNAHIITPYNVTVDKVTERFLGKRKIGTTGRGIGPTYADKINRTGIRVQDLYDESILTQKVEAALEQKNQLLTKVFNRRVIESGQVVEQLLEHGEAIRRYVADTTLILNNALDDDKVVLFEGGQGTLLDVDHGTYPFVTSSNPTAGGACTGTGVGPTKISRVIGILKAYTTRVGAGPFPTELFDEDGEALRRIGGERGVTTGRDRRCGWFDAVIARYATRVNGLTDFFLTKLDVLTGWEEIPVCVAYEIDGKRVEELPYSQTDFHHAKPIYETLPGWSEDITKAKTFEDLPKNAQNYVKALEEMSGAPISAIGVGPGRDETIEINSFI, encoded by the coding sequence GTGCCCGCACTTGTGCTGCTCGGTGCTCAGTGGGGTGACGAAGGCAAGGGAAAGGCGACGGACCTACTCGGTGGCTCCGTCGACTATGTGGTGCGTTACCAGGGTGGTAACAACGCCGGCCACACGGTGGTCGTCGGAGACCAGAAGTACGCACTTCACCTACTCCCTTCCGGAATCCTGTCACCCGGCTGTACGCCGGTCATCGGAAACGGTGTCGTCGTCGACCCGTCGGTCCTGCTCTCCGAGCTGAGCGGTCTGAACGAGCGTGGCGTCGACACGTCCAAGCTCCTGATCAGCGGTAACGCGCATATCATCACGCCGTACAACGTGACCGTCGACAAGGTGACGGAACGCTTCCTCGGCAAGCGCAAGATCGGTACGACGGGGCGCGGCATCGGCCCGACCTACGCGGACAAGATCAACCGCACCGGCATCCGCGTGCAGGACCTCTACGACGAGTCGATCCTCACGCAGAAGGTCGAGGCGGCGCTGGAGCAGAAGAACCAGCTGCTGACCAAGGTCTTCAACCGCCGCGTGATCGAGTCCGGCCAGGTCGTCGAGCAGCTCCTGGAGCACGGCGAGGCCATCAGGCGTTACGTCGCCGACACCACGCTGATCCTCAACAACGCCCTGGACGACGACAAGGTCGTCCTGTTCGAGGGCGGCCAGGGCACGCTCCTGGACGTGGACCACGGCACGTACCCCTTCGTCACCTCCTCCAACCCGACCGCGGGCGGCGCCTGCACGGGTACCGGTGTGGGTCCGACGAAGATCAGCCGGGTCATCGGCATCCTCAAGGCGTACACGACCCGCGTCGGCGCCGGCCCGTTCCCGACCGAGCTGTTCGACGAGGACGGCGAGGCGCTGCGCCGCATCGGCGGCGAGCGGGGCGTGACGACCGGCCGTGACCGCCGCTGCGGCTGGTTCGACGCCGTGATCGCCCGCTACGCGACCCGTGTGAACGGCCTGACCGACTTCTTCCTCACCAAGCTGGACGTGCTGACCGGCTGGGAGGAGATCCCGGTGTGCGTGGCGTACGAGATCGACGGCAAGCGTGTCGAGGAACTCCCGTACTCCCAGACCGACTTCCACCACGCGAAGCCGATCTACGAGACGCTGCCGGGCTGGTCGGAGGACATCACGAAGGCGAAGACCTTCGAGGACCTCCCCAAGAACGCCCAGAACTACGTCAAGGCGCTCGAGGAGATGTCCGGCGCCCCGATCTCCGCGATCGGTGTGGGACCGGGCCGCGACGAGACGATCGAGATCAACTCGTTCATCTGA
- a CDS encoding response regulator transcription factor produces MTIRVVIADDQMMVREGFSVLLNAMPDIEVAGEAVNGREAVTRVRELAPDVVLMDIRMPELNGIEATREIVAADAAAKVLVLTTFDLDEYVYQALRAGASGFLLKDASARQLAEAVRVVASGEALLAPSVTRRLIHEFSRLSDTPRLMPSAHAAYGELTERETEVLVLIAQGLSNAEIAGRLVVAESTIKTHVSRILVKLGLRDRTQAAVFAYEARLVTPG; encoded by the coding sequence ATGACGATCCGTGTGGTGATTGCGGACGACCAGATGATGGTCCGCGAGGGCTTCTCCGTCCTGCTGAACGCGATGCCGGACATCGAGGTCGCCGGCGAGGCCGTCAACGGGCGCGAGGCGGTGACGCGGGTGCGTGAACTCGCCCCGGACGTCGTGCTGATGGACATCCGCATGCCGGAGCTGAACGGCATCGAGGCGACCCGGGAGATCGTCGCGGCGGACGCGGCGGCGAAGGTGCTGGTGCTGACCACGTTCGACCTGGACGAGTACGTGTACCAGGCCCTGCGCGCGGGCGCCTCGGGCTTCCTCCTGAAGGACGCCTCCGCGCGCCAACTGGCCGAGGCCGTACGTGTGGTGGCGTCCGGTGAGGCCCTGTTGGCCCCCTCGGTCACCAGACGGCTGATCCACGAGTTCTCCCGGCTCTCGGACACCCCGCGCCTGATGCCGTCCGCCCACGCGGCCTACGGCGAACTCACCGAGCGCGAGACCGAGGTGCTGGTCCTCATCGCCCAGGGCCTGTCCAACGCGGAGATAGCCGGGCGGCTGGTGGTCGCGGAGTCCACGATCAAGACCCACGTGAGCCGCATCCTCGTGAAACTGGGCCTCAGGGACCGCACCCAGGCGGCGGTGTTCGCCTACGAGGCGCGCCTGGTGACACCGGGCTGA
- a CDS encoding ABC transporter permease has product MLRFALRRDRVLIPVWIAVIALMVLSMPNTLESLYGTPAARADLMRQMAANTSLRAMVGPVFADSVGALTAWRVGVYAGALAGVMSLLVVVRHTRDEEESGRQELVSSGMVGRRAPLTAALLAAAVANGVLALLIAAGLAGRGGAGAVTFGLGVGGVGLVFAMTAAIAAQLTESARLARGLTATVLGAAFVLRAAGDSASDKGSSALTWLSPLGWLEDLRAFAGERWWVLPLFAAAALVQGTVAYGLAGRRDTGVSFLPTRPGPATGRLGTAAALAWRLQRGAVLGWSAGFLVAGVVYGAISTGAADLVKDNEQARQIFERMGGRSGVTDALLASLIGMLGLVAALYIVQSVLRLSAEEASGRAEPVLAAAVGRLRWAAGHLVIAFGGAALLMLLTGLGFALGHGGDTGRILAACLVQIPAVWVVGGIAVLLHGVLPRGAAAAWGVAGAVLLIGWVGPAVDAPRFVLDLSPFAHLPKLPGGEMAWGPVLALTAVAAALVAAGLTGLRRRDMTG; this is encoded by the coding sequence CTGCTGCGCTTCGCGCTGCGCCGCGACCGCGTGCTGATCCCGGTGTGGATCGCCGTGATCGCGCTCATGGTCCTCTCCATGCCGAACACGCTGGAGAGCCTGTACGGCACCCCCGCCGCCCGCGCGGACCTGATGCGCCAGATGGCGGCGAACACCTCCCTGCGCGCCATGGTCGGCCCCGTCTTCGCCGACTCCGTCGGCGCCCTGACCGCCTGGCGCGTCGGCGTGTACGCGGGTGCGCTCGCCGGGGTGATGAGCCTGCTCGTCGTCGTCCGGCACACCCGGGACGAGGAGGAGAGCGGACGCCAGGAACTGGTGTCGTCGGGGATGGTCGGCCGGCGCGCCCCGCTGACGGCCGCGCTGCTGGCGGCGGCCGTCGCGAACGGCGTCCTCGCGCTGCTGATCGCGGCGGGCCTGGCGGGCCGGGGCGGCGCGGGCGCGGTGACCTTCGGACTCGGGGTCGGGGGCGTGGGCCTCGTCTTCGCCATGACGGCGGCGATCGCGGCCCAGCTCACGGAGAGCGCCCGCCTGGCCCGTGGCCTGACGGCCACGGTGCTGGGCGCGGCCTTCGTACTGCGCGCGGCGGGCGACTCCGCGAGCGACAAGGGCTCCTCGGCGCTGACCTGGCTGTCCCCGCTGGGCTGGCTGGAGGACCTGCGCGCCTTCGCGGGCGAACGCTGGTGGGTGCTGCCGCTGTTCGCCGCGGCCGCCCTCGTCCAGGGCACGGTGGCGTACGGGCTGGCCGGGCGCCGGGACACCGGCGTGAGCTTCCTGCCCACCCGGCCGGGGCCCGCCACGGGTCGCCTGGGCACGGCGGCCGCCCTGGCCTGGCGTCTCCAGCGCGGCGCGGTGCTGGGCTGGTCGGCCGGCTTCCTCGTCGCCGGAGTGGTCTACGGCGCGATCAGCACCGGGGCCGCCGACCTGGTGAAGGACAACGAGCAGGCCCGGCAGATCTTCGAGCGGATGGGCGGGCGGTCCGGCGTCACCGACGCCCTGCTCGCCTCGCTGATCGGCATGCTCGGGCTGGTCGCCGCGCTGTACATCGTGCAGTCGGTGCTGCGGCTGAGCGCCGAGGAGGCCTCCGGCCGCGCCGAACCCGTCCTGGCCGCCGCGGTCGGCCGCCTGCGCTGGGCCGCCGGGCACCTGGTCATCGCCTTCGGCGGCGCCGCCCTGCTCATGCTCCTCACCGGCCTGGGCTTCGCCCTCGGCCACGGCGGGGACACCGGACGGATCCTGGCCGCGTGCCTGGTCCAGATCCCGGCGGTGTGGGTCGTGGGCGGCATCGCCGTCCTGCTGCACGGCGTCCTGCCGCGCGGCGCGGCGGCCGCCTGGGGTGTCGCGGGCGCGGTGCTGCTGATCGGCTGGGTGGGCCCGGCGGTGGACGCGCCGCGGTTCGTCCTGGACCTCTCCCCCTTCGCCCACCTGCCCAAGCTGCCGGGCGGGGAGATGGCTTGGGGTCCGGTACTGGCCCTCACGGCCGTGGCGGCGGCGCTGGTGGCGGCGGGGCTGACGGGGCTGCGCCGGCGGGACATGACGGGGTGA